A single window of Helicobacter pylori NCTC 11637 = CCUG 17874 = ATCC 43504 = JCM 12093 DNA harbors:
- a CDS encoding MlaD family protein — translation MERHVNYTLIGGLFFLCLVCMVGFILWLGHLGLDDGKYYEYVVYTDKDLGGIATNSPVNYKGIQVGNVIKVGFAKDKVGVVRLDLMIKSSVKIRKDSKVAVSSRGLMGLKFLALEQSHNEEFYGSGDKGERILIFKEGLMDRLSVDANQVMQEVMRAIKNVNRILDDENVEKFKHILASVDDLIANLDSRKTQFDALIGNANNLVSNVNNVALDVDKRIKQGQYDFKAMFTPLIMQAQLSLRNIDNFVEKGSALIDKFDANPYKTIFGERK, via the coding sequence TTGGAAAGGCATGTGAATTACACTTTAATCGGCGGGCTCTTCTTTTTATGCTTGGTTTGCATGGTGGGTTTTATTTTATGGCTAGGCCATTTGGGATTAGATGATGGGAAGTATTATGAATACGTGGTCTATACGGACAAAGACTTGGGAGGCATTGCGACCAACTCGCCTGTTAATTACAAAGGGATTCAAGTGGGTAATGTCATCAAAGTGGGTTTTGCAAAGGATAAAGTGGGGGTGGTCCGTTTGGATTTGATGATTAAATCCAGCGTTAAGATCCGCAAAGACTCCAAAGTGGCGGTTTCTTCTAGGGGGCTTATGGGGTTAAAATTTTTAGCCTTAGAGCAAAGCCACAATGAAGAATTTTATGGCAGTGGCGATAAAGGGGAGCGGATTTTGATCTTTAAAGAAGGGCTTATGGATCGCTTGAGCGTGGATGCTAATCAAGTGATGCAAGAAGTGATGAGAGCGATTAAAAACGTGAATAGGATTTTAGACGATGAAAATGTGGAAAAATTCAAGCACATTCTCGCCTCAGTAGATGATCTCATCGCTAACTTGGATTCAAGAAAGACGCAATTTGACGCCTTGATTGGCAACGCTAACAATCTTGTTTCTAATGTCAATAATGTGGCTTTAGATGTGGATAAACGCATCAAACAGGGGCAATACGACTTTAAGGCGATGTTCACTCCCTTGATCATGCAAGCGCAGTTGAGCTTAAGAAACATTGATAATTTTGTGGAAAAAGGCTCTGCTTTGATAGATAAATTTGACGCTAACCCCTATAAAACGATTTTTGGAGAAAGGAAATAA